Genomic window (Candidatus Dormiibacterota bacterium):
ATTTTCGTCAACTCCCGGCGGCTGGCGGAGCGGCTGGCCACGGCGATCAACGAGCTAGCCGGTGAGGAACTGGTGCGGGCGCATCACGGCTCGATCGCCAAGGAGCAGCGCCTCCTTATCGAGGATGCGCTCAAGGCCGGCCGGCTGCCGGGACTGGTGGCGACCTCCAGCCTGGAGCTGGGCATCGACATGGGCGCCGTCGACCTCGTCATCCAGGTCGAGTCGCCGACCAGCGTCGCGAGCGGCATCCAGCGGATCGGCCGCGCCGGCCACTCGGTTGGGGAACCGTCAAAGGGCACCATCTTCCCCAAGTACCGCGGCGACCTGCTCGAGACGGCAGTCGTCGTGGATCGCATGCTGCGAGGAGAGATCGAGACCACGCGGGTCCCGCGCAACCCGCTCGACGTCCTCGCGCAACAGATCGTGGCGATGTCGGCGATGGAGGAGTGGTCGGTCGCGGCCCTCTCGGAACTGGTTCATCGCGCCTACCCATTCAGCGACCTCGGGCCACGCGCGCTCGAGTCGACGCTCGACATGCTGAGCGGGCGATATCCCTCGGACGAGTTTGCCGAGCTGCGGCCTCGCATCGTCTGGGACCGGTTGGAAGGGAAGATCCGTGGCCGCGCCGGGGCGCAGCGGTTGGCGGTGGTCAGTGGCGGCACGATCCCCGACCGCGGGCTCTTCTCCGTGAACCTGCTCGATGACGGGAAGAAGGTCGGCGAGTTGGACGAGGAGATGGTCTACGAGATGCGACCGGGCGAGACCTTCGTGCTGGGCGCCACCACCTGGCGGGTCGCCGACATCACACCCTCGCAGGTGATGGTCACCCCCGCACCGGGCGAGCCTGGCCGGATCGCGTTCTGGCACGGCGACGCGCTGGGGCGACCGGTCGAGGTCGGCCGCGCCATGGGACAGGCGATGCGCGAGCTGACCGCCATGGAGCCCGATGACGCCGTCGCGCGGCTGCGCGAGCGGTCGCGCTTCGACGACCGGGCTGCCGCAAATCTCCTGAACTACCTGTCCGACCAGCTCAAGGCGACTGGCACGGTGCCCACCGACCGAACGATCGTCATCGAGCGATTCCGCGACCAGCTTGGGGACTGGCGGCTGTCGGTGTTGACGCCGTTCGGCGCTCGGGTGCATGCCCCCTGGGCGCTGGCCGCGCGGGCGCGGATGCAGGAACGCCTCGACCTCGAAGTCCAGATGATTTACACCGACGACGGCTTCGCCTTGCGACTGCCGGAGGCCGACCGCGCACCCGAAATCGATGACTTGCTGCTGGATCCGGAGGAAGTCCGCGAGCTGGTGACGTCGCAGCTGCACGGCTCGGCGCTCTTCGCCTCGCGCTTTCGCGAAAACGCCGCCCGCGCGCTGTTGCTGCCGAGGCGGCGTCCGGGTGAGCGCACGCCTCTCTGGCAGCAGCGCCAGCGTAGCCATGACCTGCTGCAGGTCGCCAGCAAGCACGCCGAGTTCCCCATCCTGATCGAGACCTACCGCGAGTGCCTGAGCGACGTCTTCGACATGGACGGCCTGCGCGACCTGATGAGCGCCATTCGGTCACGGCAGGTCCGCACCGTCGTGGTCGACACGGAGCGCGCCTCGCCCTTCGCGTCGACCCTGGTCTTCGACTACATCGGTCAATACATGTACGAGGGCGACGCGCCGCTGGCGGAACGCCGCGCGCAGGCACTCACGCTGGACAAGGAGCTGCTGGCTGAACTACTGGGCACGGAGGAACTACGCGAGCTTCTCGACCCCCGCGCCATCGAGGTGCTCGAGCTCGAGCTGCAGGGGCTGCTGAAGGAACGCTGGCCGCGGGACATCGATGAGGCCGCCGACCTCTTGCGCCGGCTCGGCGACCTGACGACAGAAGAGGCCGAGGTCCGCGGGATCCGTGCCGAATGGCTCGACCAGCTGGAGAAAGAACGTCGCGCGGCCCGCGTGCGGATCGCCGACGAGCCGCGCTGGATCGCGGCCGAGGATGGGGCCCGTTATCGCGACGCGCTGGGCGTCACCTTGCCTGTTGGCTTGCCCGACGCGTTCCTGGAGCGGGTCGACCAGCCGTTGACATCGTTGCTGGTCCGCTGGGCGCGGACGCACGTTCCCTTCTTCAGCGCCGACCCGGCGGCACGCTGGCGCCTTCCGGTGCGCGAGGTCGAGCACGCCCTGCGGCAGCTGGCCGGCCGCGGCGATATCGTCGCCGGGGAGTTCCGACCGGGGCAGGCCGGTCGCGAATATTGCCACCCTGACGTGCTCAGGTCGCTCCGCCGGAAATCGCTGGCGGCGCTGCGACGCGAGGTCGAACCGGTGCCCGTCGAGGTGCTTGGCCGGTTCCTTCCCGGCTGGCACGGCGTCGGCATCCAGGCGAGCGGGCTCGACCGGCTTGCCGAGATCATTTTCCAGCTGCAGGGCTGCGCCATCCCCGCGTCGGTGCTCGAACGCGATGTGCTGGCAGTGCGGATGCGCGACTACCGGCCGCAACTACTCGATCAGCTGATCTCGATGGGGGAGGTCGTCTGGACCGGGCGAGGCTCGTTGGGCAGCTCGGACGGACGCGTGGCGCTGTATCTACGGTCAGACGCGGCGCGGCTGATACGAGAACCGGACGAGCGGCCGACCGGAGAGGTCCACGAGCGACTGCGCGAGCACCTGCAGAGTCGCGGCGCCTCCTTCTTTCGCGACCTCTATTACGCGACCGGTTCGGGTGACGAAGACGCGGTGCTGGACGCGCTCTGGGACATGGTGTGGGCCGGTGAGGTCACAAACGACACGTTCGTCCCGCTGCGGATGCTCGGACCGCGATCCCGCCGCAACCCGCGCCGTCCGGTGCTGCGGCTCGGGCCGCCCGCGGCCGCCGGCCGCTGGTCCCTGGTCGCGGATTTGCTGCGCCCGGCGGTCTCCACCACGGAGCACCTCCATGCCATGGCTGGTGCCCTGTTGCAGCGCTACGGAGTCCTGACTCGCGAGGCGGCTCTGGGTGAAAGCATCAGCGGCGGCTTCGCCGCGCTCTATCCGGTCCTCCGCGCGATGGAGGAGGCGGGCAAGATCCGGCGAGGCTACTTCATCGACGGCCTAGGCGGTTTGCAATTCGCGCTTCCCGGCGCCGTTGACCGGCTGCGTGCTTCGCGCGACGAGGACTCGAAGGTGGTGGCGCTGGCGACCACCGACCCGGCGAGCCCGTACGGAACGACGATTCCGTGGCCCGAGCACGAATCGCGCATGGCCCGGGCTGCGGGCGCCTATGTCGTGCTCGACGGTGGCGAATTGCGGCTCTACCTCGAGCGCGGTGGACGCTCGTTGCTGACCGCCGGCGACGTGCAGCCGGCGCACCTGCGCGCGCTCGCGGGGATTGCCGCCCGCGTGGACAAGCTGGAGATCCAGAGCATCGACGGCGCCCCGATCAAGGAGTCGCCACTGGAAGGGATGCTGCGCGAAGCCGGGTTCGGCACCACGCCGAAAGGCGTCGTCCTCTGGCCGGAGCGCCGGCCCGTCCTTGCCTGAAGGCGATACGATCTGGCGCACGGCCGCCGCGTTGCGGCGGCGCATCGCGGGCAAGGTCGTCAAGGAAGCCCGCCCGGCAGCCATCGCCCGACTCAAAGGTCGACGGGTGGAAGGCGTCGAGCCGAACGGCAAACATCTACTCATGCGCTTCGAGGGCGGGATCGCGCTGCACTCGCACATGCGGATGACCGGCTCGTGGCATGTCTATCGGCCGGGCGAGCGGTGGCGCCAGCCGGAATGGCGCGCCACGGCGGTGCTCAGCTTCGAGGATGTGGTGGCGGTCTGCTTTGCCGCGCCGGTCATCGAGCTGGTCCGCGATGCGCTAGCACCCGTCGCCCAACTGGGGCCGGATATCCTGGCCGATCCCTTCGACCTCGATGCCGTCATCGAGCGCGCCCGCCGGTCGAAGGCACCGACCCTCGGCGAGCTGTTGCTCGAGCAGCGCGTCTGCGCCGGCATCGGCAACATCTATAAGTGTGAAGCGCTCTGGGTACTCCGGCTGGACGCCTGGATGCCTCCTGCCGAGCTCGATGACGCGCAGCTTCGCCAGCTCTATTTGACGGCCCGCGACCTGATGCGACCCAACCTCGTCGCGCCGATCGCGCGCCAGCGCCACGCGGTCCACGGCCGTGGCGGGCGGCCGTGTCCACGCTGCGGGACGCCGATTCGAATCCGAGCCCAGGGCCACCAGGCGCGGCTGACCTATTACTGTCCGCGCTGCCAGCGCGAACCGGCTTCTGTAGCGGGACGCTGATCGCATGATCGACCAGGATCAGGCGCGCAAGTTCTGGACCAGCTGGGTGCGCCGCGAGATCGGTGGCAGCGACATGATCCAGGAGGCAGCGGTCAGCGCCGCCGTCAACGAACTCCTGCTCGGACACGACAACCAGGCGGCGGCCCATGCCGCACGCAACACCGCCCGTCAGCTCGGTGGCGGTGTATCAACCCCCCACCCCGACCCTCCCCCCCAAGGGCGGAGGGAGACTGTCGCGACACCAACCCCGCCCACGGCTCCCGCCGCCGTACCCGCCGTCGCAAGTCAGATTCCGGCACCGCTCAACCCCGGCAAGTCACTATTCCGGCGGCCCTGGCTATACCTCGGCGGGGTCGCGGGGATCGTGGCGACCGCCGTCGTCGTCATTTTCATCGCCCGCTCTGCGCACAGCCTCGGGTGCCTGGTCAGCCAGACGACGCTCGGCCATCGGATGACGACGTTGCACAACGCATTTGTCGATGTCTACAATCGCGACTTCAACGTTATCGACGCCTGCACGTCGGTGGACTGCGAGAAGGCGCCCAAGCTCGAGATTGCGGCGTCGCTCAAAACCTACAATGACGGGCTCGACAAGGTCTGCTGGCCCAACAAGTACACGGCAGACGTGACGGCGCTGAAGCACGCCAACAAGGGGATGGCCGATGCCTTTACCACGTGGGCCACGGCAACGACGCCGGCGGAAGACCAGTCGCTGCAGACCGCCGCCAAAGATCAGGACAACCGGCAGGGCTTAGCGGACGATGCCCTCTCCCGCGACCTGGGCGTCCCCGTGGTGACGCCGACACCGACGGCGTCCTAGTACTTGCCGTAGACGGGGATCGTCGCACCCGTGATCGCTACCGCGGCATCGCTGCAGAGATAGGCAATGGCGGCAGCGATCTCAGCCGGCGCGACCGCTTTCTGCATCAGCTTTTCGGGCAGGGCCTGACGGTTCGCCGGTGTGTCGATGATCGCTGGGACGACCACGTTCACGCGCACCCCTGACGACTTGAGTTCGGCGGCAAGCACCTTGGTCAGCGTGATCACGCCGGCTTTGGCGACAGCGTAGGCTGCGGCGCCTGGCTCGGCCTCCAGCCCGGAGCGCGAGGAGACATTGACGATGGCTCCACCCTGCATGCGACGGGCGGCGGCGCGGCAGGACCACCAGGCGGTGCCAAGATTCAGATCCATCATGAAGGTGAAGTCGTCGGGGGTGGAGTCGGCGACTTTCCCGGCGCGGTAGCCGCCGGTCGCGTTCACGACCCATCGCGGAACGCCAGCGCGGTCGATCCGCTCCCAGAGCTCATCGACCTCGAGGCGTGAGGTCAGGTCTGCCGTATCGCCGGTGAGGAGGCCGGGATATTTCGACGCCAGCTGCGAAACATCCGAGCGCGAACGCGCCACCGCGATGACCCGATCGCCACGGCTCGCGAAGGCGTCGACGATCGCCGTCCCCAGCGCCCCGGTCGCTCCCATGATCACGGCAAGGTCCGGCATGATCAGGCGTGATCCAGCTGGTAACGCAGGAACAAATGGGACTCGTGACGCCGGACGCTGCGCAGCCGGCTTTGTTTCGGAGTCCGTCCGAAGTCCACGCCACGGATCAGCCCGAAGGTTTTGTCGCTCTGCCCCTCGAGGACGGGCGAGACCGTCAGAAACAGCTCGTCGCACCGAGCCTTGCTGACCAGCTGCCCAAAGAGCTGGGGACCACCTTCGGAAAGGATCGTGCGATAGCCATCGGCATGCATCGCATTGAAGATGTCATCGATATCGATCGGGGCGCTGTCGGAAACGGCTCTCACCTCGCTGGCCTTCGGTAGCACCGCGCGAAGCCGCTTTGCTGAGGCGCTGGTCGTCAGAACGAGCGCCCCGACCTCGAGGGCTCGCTCGGACGGATTCAAGTTGCCGCTCCCGGCGACGATCACCAGCCGTGGCGTCTTGTCCCGCTTGCGGGCCTGACGCAGGCGGGCGAACGCCTCCGCGGCCGCCGGAAAGATATAGTCAGGCGTCCACAACGCCTTTCCACCTTCGGCGCGGACGGTCCCGGCACCAACCAACACGGCGTCGGCAAAGGCGCGCAGCAGTCCCATCACGAAGCGATCCGCCTCGTTGCGTCCGCTGATGATCCCACCCGAAGGCGCGGTGCCGCCCTCCAGCGCGACGACCCCGTCGATCGAGCTGACGAAGTTGGCATACACGCTACCTTCGGGGATCGCCAATCCACCGTCATAGAGTTCGACGAGTTCGGGCGGAAGGACGCTGGCGGGTAGATCGGGCGCCTCGAACAGCCGGTTGAGTGGCTTCAGGAAAGATGCCCACCGGCGTTTGACCTGGCGATGTTCAAGAACTCCTCACGAAGCCCTGGGTTCGACTCGTAGTTGCCACGCCAGAAGGTCGTTCTGGTTGTCGACTCCGACTCGCGGACGCCGCGCATCTGGGTGCACAGGTGGATCGCCTCGAGGTAAACCGCGACGCCGTGCGCCTGAAGGGTGCCCGAAAGCGCCTCTGTGATCTCGCGCCCCATCCGCTCCTGGACGGTGAACCGGCGGGCGAAGAGGCGCACCAGCCGCGTCAACTTGGAGATCCCGATGATGTGCTCGTGGGCGACGTAACCCACGAAGGCGTGGCCGAAGAATGGAAAGGCGTGGTGCTCGCACAGGGCGTAAAAGGGAATCGGACCTTCGACGACCTGGCTGAGCTCACAGTCGGCGCCGCCTTCGCACTCCGTCGGGAAGGCGGTGACCAGCTTGGCATCGCCCTCATAGCCCTCGGTTGAATCGAACATCGCGCGCAGGTAGCGCATCGGCGTTTTCGAGGTGGCCGGGGTGTTGAGCGCCATGCCCAAGGCCTGAAGGATCTCGCTCATGTAGCCCTCGAAGCGTTTCCAGTCGGCCTCGCTGATACGCCGGGGTTGGACACGTTCCCAATCGCGACCCTCGAGGTCATCGTCACGCAAGCCGCCGACCATCGGGCGTGGCTCTTCCCCTGCCATCAGTTCGGTTGCAGAGTATCAGGGGAGCGGCGGACCTCGATCTGCCCATTTTGTCGTCGGACCTCGTAGCGCACCTGGCTGATGGTCGCGGGTCCCCCCTTAACCTGACCGGTACAGATGTCGAAGCGCGATGCATGCCACGGACATTGAACGAGGTTCCCGTCCAGCTCGCCCTCCGAAAGCGGCCCACCGGCGTGCGAGCACGTTTCACTGATCGCGCAGACGGTGTCGCCCTTCTTGTAAAGGAGGATCGGGGTGTCGCCCGCCATGGCCTTGACCAGCATGCCGTCCGTGAGCTGGCCCTCGAGCAGCACCTTGGTGAACTTGGCCGGCACTTCCTGCCAGGCGTGGTGGTTGACGCCGGTGCCGATGCCGAAGACGAGGTCGCCACCCAGGAACGCCGCGGCCAGAAGGACCAGGTAGCCGGCGTACGCCAACAGAATGGCGAGCACGCGGCTGCCGCCGCTAACCCGAAGAACGAATGAGACCAGGTAGAGAACAACGACGAGCGTGTTCAGCAGACCGTGGGCGATGCCGACGCGGCGCTCCCGGCCGATCGTGTCGCTCCAGTCGGTGTAGCCAGCGACGGCGGCGCCGACAGCGCCGAGCAGGCCGATGAAGATCGTGACGTCCGCAGCCGAGACCCACCCGTGGCTGCGCTCGATGAGATAGGCCAGGTCAAAGATGACCGCGATCGTCCAGGCCCCAATCGGGATGTCGGTCAGGACGGGATGGAGGGGATGGCCGAGCCACGTGCCATGCATGAACGTCTTGAGCGTTCGACCGGGTTTACCGAGGAGTTTGTAGCTGCCCGCGACAGCTTTTTGGAGCAAATCGGCGACCGGCTCCAGCCAGCGCTGCCGGTCGATAAAACGGTTCACGACGTGATTGAGCATCGGCGTCTCCTTTCCAGGTCAGGCCCGCGAAAATAGTATCGGCTTACGGGTCGAGCTCGAGCCAGCCCGTCAGCCGTCTCCAGGCACGAGCCGCCTCGGCCTGATCGACGCTTCGGAATCGCACCGTATCGCCCGGACGCGCCTGCGCCAGTAACGCGAGGTCGGCGCTGATGACGGTCGCGATCACCGGGTATCCGCCCGTCGATTGGTGATCGACGTGCAGGACGATCAACCCGCCTGAGGGAGTGACCTGGATGGCGCCTGCGGTCATCGGCACGGTCAGGATTTCCTTGGCCTGTAAGCGCAGTCCGGGCGTCTCCACCCGCAGGCCCATGCGATCGATCTCGGGTGTGACGCGACAGGCGGTCGCCCCCAGCCGCTGGATTGCGTCCGTGGAGCACACATCCCGCTGCGGGCCGGGGATGACGCGCACCTCCCATGGGCCGCGGGCCGGGAGGCGATGGGATTCTGGCCATGGCGTCGTCATCGGTTCGAGCTCGGCCATCCGTCCAATGGCAAGCGCATCGGCTTTCGCGAGCGGCCGCCCGAAGCCACCGCCGAATGCCCCCCGCTGGCAGAACGACCGGCTGCCGAGCACCAACGGAACGTCGATCCCGCCCCGAATCGCGAGGTAGGTTCGAAGCCCTGGGGCAATCGCTCCCACGGCAAGGTTTGAGCCGCGCGAGATCGGCACGGCTTGCCAATTTGCGACGCCTGCCGATTGGCCACCGGTCACCGCGACGATTGCATCGCTGTCGAAGCGGAGCGTGGGACCCGCGGCCGTGCACTCGAGCAGCGCCGCGTCCTCGTGATTGCCCACGATTC
Coding sequences:
- a CDS encoding helicase-related protein; its protein translation is IFVNSRRLAERLATAINELAGEELVRAHHGSIAKEQRLLIEDALKAGRLPGLVATSSLELGIDMGAVDLVIQVESPTSVASGIQRIGRAGHSVGEPSKGTIFPKYRGDLLETAVVVDRMLRGEIETTRVPRNPLDVLAQQIVAMSAMEEWSVAALSELVHRAYPFSDLGPRALESTLDMLSGRYPSDEFAELRPRIVWDRLEGKIRGRAGAQRLAVVSGGTIPDRGLFSVNLLDDGKKVGELDEEMVYEMRPGETFVLGATTWRVADITPSQVMVTPAPGEPGRIAFWHGDALGRPVEVGRAMGQAMRELTAMEPDDAVARLRERSRFDDRAAANLLNYLSDQLKATGTVPTDRTIVIERFRDQLGDWRLSVLTPFGARVHAPWALAARARMQERLDLEVQMIYTDDGFALRLPEADRAPEIDDLLLDPEEVRELVTSQLHGSALFASRFRENAARALLLPRRRPGERTPLWQQRQRSHDLLQVASKHAEFPILIETYRECLSDVFDMDGLRDLMSAIRSRQVRTVVVDTERASPFASTLVFDYIGQYMYEGDAPLAERRAQALTLDKELLAELLGTEELRELLDPRAIEVLELELQGLLKERWPRDIDEAADLLRRLGDLTTEEAEVRGIRAEWLDQLEKERRAARVRIADEPRWIAAEDGARYRDALGVTLPVGLPDAFLERVDQPLTSLLVRWARTHVPFFSADPAARWRLPVREVEHALRQLAGRGDIVAGEFRPGQAGREYCHPDVLRSLRRKSLAALRREVEPVPVEVLGRFLPGWHGVGIQASGLDRLAEIIFQLQGCAIPASVLERDVLAVRMRDYRPQLLDQLISMGEVVWTGRGSLGSSDGRVALYLRSDAARLIREPDERPTGEVHERLREHLQSRGASFFRDLYYATGSGDEDAVLDALWDMVWAGEVTNDTFVPLRMLGPRSRRNPRRPVLRLGPPAAAGRWSLVADLLRPAVSTTEHLHAMAGALLQRYGVLTREAALGESISGGFAALYPVLRAMEEAGKIRRGYFIDGLGGLQFALPGAVDRLRASRDEDSKVVALATTDPASPYGTTIPWPEHESRMARAAGAYVVLDGGELRLYLERGGRSLLTAGDVQPAHLRALAGIAARVDKLEIQSIDGAPIKESPLEGMLREAGFGTTPKGVVLWPERRPVLA
- a CDS encoding DNA-formamidopyrimidine glycosylase family protein, with product MPEGDTIWRTAAALRRRIAGKVVKEARPAAIARLKGRRVEGVEPNGKHLLMRFEGGIALHSHMRMTGSWHVYRPGERWRQPEWRATAVLSFEDVVAVCFAAPVIELVRDALAPVAQLGPDILADPFDLDAVIERARRSKAPTLGELLLEQRVCAGIGNIYKCEALWVLRLDAWMPPAELDDAQLRQLYLTARDLMRPNLVAPIARQRHAVHGRGGRPCPRCGTPIRIRAQGHQARLTYYCPRCQREPASVAGR
- a CDS encoding SDR family oxidoreductase → MPDLAVIMGATGALGTAIVDAFASRGDRVIAVARSRSDVSQLASKYPGLLTGDTADLTSRLEVDELWERIDRAGVPRWVVNATGGYRAGKVADSTPDDFTFMMDLNLGTAWWSCRAAARRMQGGAIVNVSSRSGLEAEPGAAAYAVAKAGVITLTKVLAAELKSSGVRVNVVVPAIIDTPANRQALPEKLMQKAVAPAEIAAAIAYLCSDAAVAITGATIPVYGKY
- a CDS encoding dihydrofolate reductase family protein; the encoded protein is MAIPEGSVYANFVSSIDGVVALEGGTAPSGGIISGRNEADRFVMGLLRAFADAVLVGAGTVRAEGGKALWTPDYIFPAAAEAFARLRQARKRDKTPRLVIVAGSGNLNPSERALEVGALVLTTSASAKRLRAVLPKASEVRAVSDSAPIDIDDIFNAMHADGYRTILSEGGPQLFGQLVSKARCDELFLTVSPVLEGQSDKTFGLIRGVDFGRTPKQSRLRSVRRHESHLFLRYQLDHA
- a CDS encoding GTP cyclohydrolase I, with protein sequence MAGEEPRPMVGGLRDDDLEGRDWERVQPRRISEADWKRFEGYMSEILQALGMALNTPATSKTPMRYLRAMFDSTEGYEGDAKLVTAFPTECEGGADCELSQVVEGPIPFYALCEHHAFPFFGHAFVGYVAHEHIIGISKLTRLVRLFARRFTVQERMGREITEALSGTLQAHGVAVYLEAIHLCTQMRGVRESESTTRTTFWRGNYESNPGLREEFLNIARSNAGGHLS
- a CDS encoding DUF2231 domain-containing protein, producing the protein MLNHVVNRFIDRQRWLEPVADLLQKAVAGSYKLLGKPGRTLKTFMHGTWLGHPLHPVLTDIPIGAWTIAVIFDLAYLIERSHGWVSAADVTIFIGLLGAVGAAVAGYTDWSDTIGRERRVGIAHGLLNTLVVVLYLVSFVLRVSGGSRVLAILLAYAGYLVLLAAAFLGGDLVFGIGTGVNHHAWQEVPAKFTKVLLEGQLTDGMLVKAMAGDTPILLYKKGDTVCAISETCSHAGGPLSEGELDGNLVQCPWHASRFDICTGQVKGGPATISQVRYEVRRQNGQIEVRRSPDTLQPN
- a CDS encoding biotin-dependent carboxyltransferase family protein; protein product: MEVIEPGRWTTIQDRGRPGLERFGIPSGGAADWFAAAVANRIVGNHEDAALLECTAAGPTLRFDSDAIVAVTGGQSAGVANWQAVPISRGSNLAVGAIAPGLRTYLAIRGGIDVPLVLGSRSFCQRGAFGGGFGRPLAKADALAIGRMAELEPMTTPWPESHRLPARGPWEVRVIPGPQRDVCSTDAIQRLGATACRVTPEIDRMGLRVETPGLRLQAKEILTVPMTAGAIQVTPSGGLIVLHVDHQSTGGYPVIATVISADLALLAQARPGDTVRFRSVDQAEAARAWRRLTGWLELDP